Genomic segment of Arachis stenosperma cultivar V10309 chromosome 4, arast.V10309.gnm1.PFL2, whole genome shotgun sequence:
GCTCATAATTAAccacaaaaaattagaaaatgaaACTCTCAAATTAAATACGATAGGAGAAAAAGTATACTAGAAAGACGTGCAACTAGTAGAATTTAGTCTTAGAAAGTGTTTTTAACCTAAATGCGagagaaattagaattaaaaaaaaaagtatttttataactatcaaaattatttatttgattcttgttaagtcattaaaaaacttttaataataataagttttttaaataaaaataatttttttcaattttttaattattttgttaatatcTTTTTGTCctacttaaaaaatatataattactgATTAGagatcatattttataaaataattaaagaaaaaaaattgagagaataGGAATGAATCCATTCCCTTCTCAAATACAACACAACACAATTATCAATTTATCATTTTCCTTACAAAAATGGTGGGCTCATTGGTATAGGTCTTGTTATCTGGTTATCTCGGCTGCAGAACCAATGGTAATTTCATTGCAATCTAATCAAGTAAAATTTGACATGAATATAGTGTTTCAGCTCCTACATAACCTTCAGATTACAAGCATCTAATTTTATTTCCAATAGCAACATCTACTCTAAAAATACCATTTTGTCCCACTAATTTTCTCTTATCTTGTGCATTGACAGCCTGTTAGGTTAGTTTATGTTTCCATGTGGTATGGTCATTTTGACTTTAATTCTTTAACCATAAGGATTTGATGGCAACAGAAAAGACCTTAAAATGTAAATATCAAATTCCATTTCCATTTCCATTTGTTGACTTTGTGGAGCGCTTTAAGTGAAGAAAAAGAGATGCAATTATAATGAAAACATAAGAAGCGAAGCAGCAGAGTAGGTGGGTACAGAACCAAACTAGTGATTATTTGATAAGTATCTTTATATTTCCCCCATTATTTCTATCACTGATTTCACAAAGCGGAAATTGCTCAAGATATATTACTTCTGTGACAGTGTGAGAGTCCCAATACATCAGAATAGAAACAATCATTAATCTCATCTATCTGTCTAGTGTCTCATATTGGAATAATGGTCCTCAAATGTTTATGCTTTGGTGATtcaaagaaggagaaaaattaTCCGACAGTAATAGAAGAGCTATGCCATCGATTTTCCTTTGAAGATCTTAGAAAATCAACCAACAACTTTGACGATAAACTAGTAATTGGATGGTCATCCTTTGGTAATAAGGTATACAAAGGTTGTCTCAAACATAATGATGCTGCAACTGATCATACCATTACATTGAAGGTGATGGTGCCTCATTACTCCATCCAAGGTTCACTTCAATTCAAGAAGGAAATTGAACTGCTATGTCAGCTTCGTCACCCTAATATAATCTCTCTAACAAGCTTCTGCgaccaagaaaaggaaaagattgTTGTGTATGAGTACATGGCCAATGAATCACTTGGTGATTACTTGAGAAATAGGAATAGGAATAACCAACCACTGTCATGGAAGAAAAGACTAGACATCTGCATTGGAGTAGCACATGCTCTACACTATCTTCACTCAGGAGCCAAGCGTGCTATCATTCATCGTGATATAAATCCAAGTAATATTCTTTTGGATAAGAATATGATGCCCAAACTTACAAATTTTGGGATATCATTGCAGGGAGGGTTCTCTACATTGAAGCCAAAGAAAATCAAAGTAGATAAGATTGTAGGTACATCTGCATTGATGGCTCCGGAGTATGCTATACACGGTATTGTTACTGATAAATTTGATGTTTTCTCCTTTGGCATGGTTCTACTAGACGTGGTAGGCCATAAATATAATGAAAGGCAAACTCTTGAGGAGACAATGGATCCAATTCTGAAAGGAAAGATTGCACCAGAATGTTGGCAGGTATTCACTAGTGTCATACAGAGATGCTTGCAGCACGAAGCAGATGAGCGACCTACAATGGGCGAAGTTGAGATATTGCTTGAGAATGCGCTCTCATTGCAGGAACAAGCTGATATTACAAACACCAATGCTGCTCACTATACTCTATTATCCACTACTTCTTTGTCCGATATATTTTCACGTTGTATAAGTAATGATCATCTGACCTTTGATGCTTCAATGGAGGAAGGCTTTTTCTCGGAAGAAAGTAGTGACTAAGAACAAGTTTCAGCTGAATTTCATGTCCTTTTACTAATCCTGTTTCTGTTTCCTTCTTTGCTGCCTGTTAAATGTCAAATATGtatacaaatattattattgttgtttttgtttttgttcatgTATATTCAAATAAAACTCTTAACGAGAAGGGTGAAATATATgagattttcaaaagaaaaaagcGACATGTACAACAATTTTATATTATGTCAGTCagcaatttaatatttttagtccAGCAGtttaacaatatatttttagcaaaggaaaagtctagggagccagcaatttttgtgattgttagccatcacctagccatcaatgatgatttgatggtgtgagattggtgtaagatttcatccaatggctcaccttcctctactggttacatgctggccaaaattcaataaaactgctggccccctagcattgctctttAGCAAATACTTTTAAGTTATCTAACGATTggataaaagaaataaattctaCAATCATCTAGCATTATGGTATTGAAAATTGCCAGTGCTTCGGTATGGTTCTAGCAAAAGTGCTAAGCACGATTACGAATGACAAAAATTTTCCACAAGTTTCACCTAAATTTGATtgatcttttctttttattttatttttattttttgttttaaaaggcTATAAATCTATTCATGTTTTAGTTCCTTCCTTGCTGGCTGTAAAATTATGCACATGTTGCCTAGCAaggctattttttttttatagatgtAAGATGGGTGATATTTTTTGATATggtaattttaaatattttttaaaattatggaatGTAGTTAGATTCGATTTTtatactttaaattttttatttttttaaataaaaatcgaAAGGTTCAATTTCTATACTCTTATAAATCAAAGAGTCCAATTTTTGTACATGGCACAAATTGAGACCACATTTAAGAATAATACTCTAACCAtctataatataaaaaaacacCATTCtcaattcaatataaaaaataaaaagtgagcAATTAAAcatactctctctctctattcTCTAAATCTCTACTGTCCTAGAAATCAAAGGAAAGCTATTTTTAGAATAAGTTTGCTCGTCTTAATTTTCGATCGCTTATCTACTCTTACATTGTGAATTTATAATTGCAGTATAGGTAGAAACTTTAGTAATCATAAAGCTCCAGAGAGAAACAttgcaaaataaataaatatgaagACAATTCTCCGAAACATGTCTTGAAATATTAGAATTCGAATAACATTGTTCCACTTATAACAATGAAACATGTCTTGTGCATTGACAGCCTGTTAGGTTAAGCTGTTTATGACTTTATGTTACCATATGGTATGGTCATTATGACTTTAATTCTTTAACCATGAGGATTTGATAGCAACAGAAAAGATCTTAAAATGTAAATATAAGAAAGCATACGTTCCAGAAAAATTCCATTTCCATTTCCACTTGTTGACTTCGTGGAACGCATCAAGCGAAGAAAAAGAGATGCAATTATAATGAAAACATAAGAAGCGAAGCAGCAGAGTAGGTGGGTACAGAACCAAACTAGTGATTATTTGATAAGTATCTTTATATTTCCCCCAATATTTATATCACTGATTTCACAAAGCGGAAATTGCTCAAGATATATTACTTCTGTGACAGTGTGAGAGTCCCAATACATCAGAATAGAAACAATCATTAATCTCATCTATCTGTCTAGTGTCTCAGATTGGAATAATGGTCCTCAAATGTTTACGCTTTGGTGATtcaaagaaggagaaaaattaTCCGACGGTAATAGAAGAGCTATGCCATCAATTTTCCTTTGAAGATCTTAGAAAATCAACCAACAACTTTGACGATAAACTAGTAATTGGGTGGTTACCCTTTGGTATGGTATACAAAGGTTGGCTCAAACATAATGATGCTGCAACTGAACATACCATTACATTGAAGGTGACGGTGCCTCAATACCCCATCCAAGGTTCACTTCAATTCAAGAAGGAAATTGAGGTGCTATGTCAGCTTCGTCACCCTAATATAATCTCTCTAACAGGCTTCTGCgaccaagaaaaggaaaagatagTTGTGTATGAGTACATGGCCAATGGATTACTTGGTGATTACTTGAGAGATAGGAATAGGAATAACCAACCACTGTCATGGAGGAAAAGACTAGACATCTGCATTGGAGTAGCACGTGCTCTACACTACCTTCACTCAGGAGCCAAGCGTGCTATCATTCATCGTGATATAAATCCAAGTAATATTCTTCTGGATATGAATATGATGCCCAAACTTACAAATTTTGGGATATCATTGCAGGGAGGGCTCTCTACATTGAAGCCAAAGCAAATTTTAAAGTAGATATGATTGTAGGTACATCTGCATTGATGGCTCCGGAGTATGCTATACACGGTATTGTTACTGATAAACGTGATGTTTACACCTTTGTTTTGGTTCTACTACACATGATA
This window contains:
- the LOC130975857 gene encoding putative receptor-like protein kinase At5g39000, with protein sequence MVLKCLCFGDSKKEKNYPTVIEELCHRFSFEDLRKSTNNFDDKLVIGWSSFGNKVYKGCLKHNDAATDHTITLKVMVPHYSIQGSLQFKKEIELLCQLRHPNIISLTSFCDQEKEKIVVYEYMANESLGDYLRNRNRNNQPLSWKKRLDICIGVAHALHYLHSGAKRAIIHRDINPSNILLDKNMMPKLTNFGISLQGGFSTLKPKKIKVDKIVGTSALMAPEYAIHGIVTDKFDVFSFGMVLLDVVGHKYNERQTLEETMDPILKGKIAPECWQVFTSVIQRCLQHEADERPTMGEVEILLENALSLQEQADITNTNAAHYTLLSTTSLSDIFSRCISNDHLTFDASMEEGFFSEESSD